Proteins co-encoded in one Chaetodon auriga isolate fChaAug3 chromosome 9, fChaAug3.hap1, whole genome shotgun sequence genomic window:
- the mbnl3 gene encoding muscleblind-like protein 3 isoform X3, which produces MAVSMAMGRDTKWLTLEVCREFQRGTCSRSDAECKFAHPSRSCHVENGRVIACFDSLKGRCTRENCKYLHPPPHLKTQLEINGRNNLIQQKAAAAMLAQQMQFMLPGAQLQPITTFPVTPSLATSPSMAFSPYLSHMGPGMGLMPELLPSTPLLVPGSPTGLAAMANGTSAQKHVRTDKLEVCREFQRGNCTRGESDCRYAHPLEAGMVDCSENSVIVCMDYIKGRCSRDKCKYFHPPAHLQARIKAAQHQASQTTASAALALPPGAMQPLPKRPILEKSNGAAATVFNPSMFHYQQALANMQLQQPAFIPTVPMMHGATTSTVSSASTPVTNVPFAESAASNQ; this is translated from the exons ATGGCTGTCAGCATGGCCATGGGACGGGACACCAAATGGCTGACCCTGGAAGTGTGTCGTGAGTTTCAGAGAGGCACCTGCTCGCGGTCTGATGCTGAGTGCAAGTTTGCCCACCCCTCCCGGAGCTGCCATGTGGAGAATGGCCGAGTCATCGCCTGCTTCGACTCCCTCAAG ggGCGCTGCACGCGCGAGAACTGCAAATACCTGCACCCACCTCCGCACCTGAAAACCCAGCTGGAGATCAACGGGAGGAACAACCTGATCCAGCAGAAGGCCgcagcagccatgttggctcAACAGATGCAGTTCATGCTGCCTGGAGCACAGTTGCAGCCCATA ACAACATTCCCAGTGACGCCCTCCCTGGCAACGAGTCCCAGTATGGCATTCAGTCCATATCTGAGCCACATGGGCCCAGGCATGGGCTTGATGCCTGAGCTGCTGCCCAGTACTCCCCTGCTGGTCCCTGGGAGTCCCACCGGCCTGGCAGCCATGGCCAACGGCACCTCCGCACAAAAACATGTGCGCACAGACAAGCTGGAG GTTTGTAGAGAATTCCAACGCGGTAACTGCACGAGGGGTGAGAGTGACTGCCGCTACGCTCACCCCCTGGAGGCTGGCATGGTGGACTGCAGCGAGAATTCGGTCATTGTCTGCATGGACTATATTAAAGGTCGCTGCAGCCGAGACAAATGCAAGTACTTCCATCCCCCGGCTCACCTGCAGGCCAGGATCAAGGCTGCACAGCACCAAGCCAGTCAAACCACAGCGTCCGCAGCCTTG GCTCTGCCTCCAGGTGCCATGCAGCCGCTACCAAAGAGGCCGATCTTAGAGAAGAGCAACGGAGCTGCTGCCACTGTCTTCAACCCCAGCATGTTCCACTACCAGCAAGCCCTGGCTAACATGCAGCTCCAGCAACCAGCCTTCATCCCCACTG TTCCCATGATGCACGGTGCCACCACCTCCACTGTTTCGTCGGCTTCGACCCCAGTCACCAATGTTCCTTTCGCTGAATCTGCCGCCTCGAATCAG taG
- the mbnl3 gene encoding muscleblind-like protein 3 isoform X2 yields MAVSMAMGRDTKWLTLEVCREFQRGTCSRSDAECKFAHPSRSCHVENGRVIACFDSLKGRCTRENCKYLHPPPHLKTQLEINGRNNLIQQKAAAAMLAQQMQFMLPGAQLQPITTFPVTPSLATSPSMAFSPYLSHMGPGMGLMPELLPSTPLLVPGSPTGLAAMANGTSAQKHVRTDKLEVCREFQRGNCTRGESDCRYAHPLEAGMVDCSENSVIVCMDYIKGRCSRDKCKYFHPPAHLQARIKAAQHQASQTTASAALALPPGAMQPLPKRPILEKSNGAAATVFNPSMFHYQQALANMQLQQPAFIPTDPSELLTPDPVELQCVPMETHFCPVPKLLVAAPVALNSVSLSRNPS; encoded by the exons ATGGCTGTCAGCATGGCCATGGGACGGGACACCAAATGGCTGACCCTGGAAGTGTGTCGTGAGTTTCAGAGAGGCACCTGCTCGCGGTCTGATGCTGAGTGCAAGTTTGCCCACCCCTCCCGGAGCTGCCATGTGGAGAATGGCCGAGTCATCGCCTGCTTCGACTCCCTCAAG ggGCGCTGCACGCGCGAGAACTGCAAATACCTGCACCCACCTCCGCACCTGAAAACCCAGCTGGAGATCAACGGGAGGAACAACCTGATCCAGCAGAAGGCCgcagcagccatgttggctcAACAGATGCAGTTCATGCTGCCTGGAGCACAGTTGCAGCCCATA ACAACATTCCCAGTGACGCCCTCCCTGGCAACGAGTCCCAGTATGGCATTCAGTCCATATCTGAGCCACATGGGCCCAGGCATGGGCTTGATGCCTGAGCTGCTGCCCAGTACTCCCCTGCTGGTCCCTGGGAGTCCCACCGGCCTGGCAGCCATGGCCAACGGCACCTCCGCACAAAAACATGTGCGCACAGACAAGCTGGAG GTTTGTAGAGAATTCCAACGCGGTAACTGCACGAGGGGTGAGAGTGACTGCCGCTACGCTCACCCCCTGGAGGCTGGCATGGTGGACTGCAGCGAGAATTCGGTCATTGTCTGCATGGACTATATTAAAGGTCGCTGCAGCCGAGACAAATGCAAGTACTTCCATCCCCCGGCTCACCTGCAGGCCAGGATCAAGGCTGCACAGCACCAAGCCAGTCAAACCACAGCGTCCGCAGCCTTG GCTCTGCCTCCAGGTGCCATGCAGCCGCTACCAAAGAGGCCGATCTTAGAGAAGAGCAACGGAGCTGCTGCCACTGTCTTCAACCCCAGCATGTTCCACTACCAGCAAGCCCTGGCTAACATGCAGCTCCAGCAACCAGCCTTCATCCCCACTG ACCCCTCTGAGCTTCTGACCCCTGATCCAGTGGAGCTCCAGTGTGTTCCCATGGAAACCCATTTCTGTCCTGTCCCCAAACTGCTGGTGGCCGCTCCGGTGGCGCTAAACTCAGTAAGCCTTTCCCGAAACCCCAGTTAA
- the mbnl3 gene encoding muscleblind-like protein 3 isoform X1 translates to MAVSMAMGRDTKWLTLEVCREFQRGTCSRSDAECKFAHPSRSCHVENGRVIACFDSLKGRCTRENCKYLHPPPHLKTQLEINGRNNLIQQKAAAAMLAQQMQFMLPGAQLQPITTFPVTPSLATSPSMAFSPYLSHMGPGMGLMPELLPSTPLLVPGSPTGLAAMANGTSAQKHVRTDKLEVCREFQRGNCTRGESDCRYAHPLEAGMVDCSENSVIVCMDYIKGRCSRDKCKYFHPPAHLQARIKAAQHQASQTTASAALALPPGAMQPLPKRPILEKSNGAAATVFNPSMFHYQQALANMQLQQPAFIPTVDPSELLTPDPVELQCVPMETHFCPVPKLLVAAPVALNSVSLSRNPS, encoded by the exons ATGGCTGTCAGCATGGCCATGGGACGGGACACCAAATGGCTGACCCTGGAAGTGTGTCGTGAGTTTCAGAGAGGCACCTGCTCGCGGTCTGATGCTGAGTGCAAGTTTGCCCACCCCTCCCGGAGCTGCCATGTGGAGAATGGCCGAGTCATCGCCTGCTTCGACTCCCTCAAG ggGCGCTGCACGCGCGAGAACTGCAAATACCTGCACCCACCTCCGCACCTGAAAACCCAGCTGGAGATCAACGGGAGGAACAACCTGATCCAGCAGAAGGCCgcagcagccatgttggctcAACAGATGCAGTTCATGCTGCCTGGAGCACAGTTGCAGCCCATA ACAACATTCCCAGTGACGCCCTCCCTGGCAACGAGTCCCAGTATGGCATTCAGTCCATATCTGAGCCACATGGGCCCAGGCATGGGCTTGATGCCTGAGCTGCTGCCCAGTACTCCCCTGCTGGTCCCTGGGAGTCCCACCGGCCTGGCAGCCATGGCCAACGGCACCTCCGCACAAAAACATGTGCGCACAGACAAGCTGGAG GTTTGTAGAGAATTCCAACGCGGTAACTGCACGAGGGGTGAGAGTGACTGCCGCTACGCTCACCCCCTGGAGGCTGGCATGGTGGACTGCAGCGAGAATTCGGTCATTGTCTGCATGGACTATATTAAAGGTCGCTGCAGCCGAGACAAATGCAAGTACTTCCATCCCCCGGCTCACCTGCAGGCCAGGATCAAGGCTGCACAGCACCAAGCCAGTCAAACCACAGCGTCCGCAGCCTTG GCTCTGCCTCCAGGTGCCATGCAGCCGCTACCAAAGAGGCCGATCTTAGAGAAGAGCAACGGAGCTGCTGCCACTGTCTTCAACCCCAGCATGTTCCACTACCAGCAAGCCCTGGCTAACATGCAGCTCCAGCAACCAGCCTTCATCCCCACTG taGACCCCTCTGAGCTTCTGACCCCTGATCCAGTGGAGCTCCAGTGTGTTCCCATGGAAACCCATTTCTGTCCTGTCCCCAAACTGCTGGTGGCCGCTCCGGTGGCGCTAAACTCAGTAAGCCTTTCCCGAAACCCCAGTTAA
- the LOC143325621 gene encoding transmembrane protein 179, with the protein MELDRRLLLAHCAAHALSMVMGLLVVVPMALNGSAFKGRCALFSTGYWRTENRVELTGQPGDISHLVVQQWGPPAACQFATFVGIFTVLYGAAQGWRSLFYLHGRHDDTLFSSFLTVVLSVCVLFLSGGASVILSLGLGSWCDTVTDNNSRPYSCAESQSVPLYLDVDTSSFYTELSLAQASLWCVTALWLAQSILAFLRLYHSHSQNISGPCRPREKELLLGHSPSDSGSPSPPPATPILLV; encoded by the exons ATGGAGCTGGACCGGCGGTTGTTGCTCGCTCACTGTGCGGCTCACGCGCTGTCCATGGTGATGGGCTTGCTGGTGGTCGTCCCCATGGCTCTCAACGGCTCCGCTTTCAAAGGCCGCTGCGCACTCTTCTCCACCGGCtactggaggacagagaaccGGGTCGAGCTGACGGGGCAGCCGGGAGACATCTCTCACCTGGTGGTCCAGCAGTGGGGCCCACCGGCAGCCTGCCAGTTCGCCACGTTTGTCGGTATTTTCACGGTGCTGTACGGGGCAGCGCAGGGCTGGAGGAGCCTCTTCTATCTGCACGGACGACATGATGA CACCCTGTTCTCCTCCTTCCTGACGGtggtgctgagtgtgtgtgtgctcttccTGTCTGGAGGGGCCAGTGTCATCCTGTCTCTGGGACTGGGCTCCTGGTGCGACACCGTGACTGATAACAACTCTCGGCCGTACAG ctgtgcAGAGTCTCAGTCGGTTCCTCTTTACCTGGACGTGGACACCTCCTCCTTCTACACAGAGCTCAGCCTGGCACAG GCGTCTCTGTGGTGTGTGACAGCTCTGTGGCTCGCTCAGTCCATCCTGGCCTTCCTGCGGCTCTACCACTCCCACAGCCAGAACATCAGCGGGCCGTGTCGTCCCCGAgagaaggagctgctgctgggacaCAGTCCCTCTGACAGCGGctcaccctcccctcctccagcaACACCCATCCTCTTGGTCTAA
- the hs6st2 gene encoding heparan-sulfate 6-O-sulfotransferase 2 isoform X2, whose amino-acid sequence MDEKSSSSSSHHRLLLVLLMVLLFGVIMIQYVCPSKSECQMLHQLGSWFKDGGATGSRSRGNEIQDGLQRDPYIAEDGALVRFVPRFNFTKADLNRVVDFNIKGDDVIVFLHIQKTGGTTFGRHLVRNIQLERPCECHAGQKKCTCYRPGKKETWLFSRFSTGWSCGLHADWTELTSCVPSRMDSREVPENLPRNYYYITILRDPVSRYLSEWRHVQRGATWKASLHVCDGRSPTLSELPSCYSGDDWSGCSLQEFMDCPYNLANNRQTRMLADLSLVGCYNVSAMSEEERWAVLLESAKRNLRGMAFFGLTEYQRKTQYLFERTFNLEFIAPFTQLNGTRASSVEVPPETQHRILQLNRWDVELYEYARDLFLQRFQVARQQERRQARERRQQERRRLRGRLTTKQGRQLKPTETPRQPDRHSVVTEEQHKGKADGDSAESEMLLPEWWDLEENGTVEDYVDNVEQW is encoded by the exons ATGGATGAgaagtccagcagcagcagcagccatcacCGGCTCCTGCTCGTCCTGCTCATGGTGTTGCTCTTTGGTGTCATTATGATCCAGTATGTTTGCCCGAGCAAGTCTGAGTGCCAGATGCTACACCAGCTGGGATCTTGGTTTAAGGACGGCGGTGCAACTGGTTCACGGAGCAGGGGCAATGAAATCCAAGACGGTCTACAAAGGGATCCGTACATCGCTGAAGACGGCGCTCTGGTCCGCTTTGTCCCTCGCTTCAACTTCACCAAAGCCGATTTAAATCGTGTTGTGGACTTCAACATCAAAGGAGATGATGTTATAGTTTTTCTGCACATTCAGAAAACGGGTGGCACCACGTTTGGTCGACATTTGGTGCGAAATATTCAGCTGGAGAGGCCCTGCGAGTGTCACGCAGGTCAGAAGAAATGTACCTGTTACCGGCCAGGTAAAAAAGAAACTTGGCTCTTTTCCCGTTTCTCCACCGGCTGGAGCTGCGGGCTTCACGCGGACTGGACTGAGCTGACCAGCTGCGTCCCGTCACGCATGGACTCACGAGAGGTTCCCGAGAATTTGCCCAG GAACTATTATTATATAACCATCTTAAGAGATCCGGTGTCACGCTACCTAAGCGAGTGGCGGCATGTGCAACGTGGTGCTACATGGAAGGCCTCCTTACACGTGTGTGATGGACGCTCACCAACGCTGTCCGAGCTGCCAAGCTGCTACTCTGGAGACGACTGGTCAGGTTGCTCCCTACAGGAGTTCATGGACTGCCCCTACAATCTGGCCAACAACCGGCAGACCCGCATGCTGGCTGATCTCAGCCTCGTGGGTTGCTACAACGTCTCTGCCATGAGTGAGGAAGAGCGCTGGGCAGTACTCCTGGAGAGCGCCAAGCGTAACCTACGGGGCATGGCCTTCTTTGGGCTGACCGAATACCAGCGCAAGACCCAGTATCTCTTTGAGCGTACCTTCAACTTGGAGTTCATTGCACCCTTCACACAGCTCAACGGCACACGCGCCTCCAGCGTTGAGGTCCCTCCCGAGACACAGCACAGAATCCTCCAGCTAAACCGATGGGACGTAGAGCTGTATGAGTATGCCCGTGACCTTTTCCTGCAGCGTTTCCAGGTGGCGAGGCAGCAGGAGCGCAGGCAGGCCAGGGAGAGGcggcagcaggagaggaggcggCTCCGTGGAAGGCTCACAACAAAGCAAGGGAGGCAGCTGAAGCCCACAGAAACACCCCGTCAGCCTGACAGACACTCGGTAGTAACTGAGGAGCAGCACAAGGGGAAGGCTGATGGAGACAGTGCGGAGTCAGAAATGCTACTCCCAGAGTGGTGGGATCTGGAGGAGAACGGTACTGTGGAGGATTACGTTGACAATGTGGAACAGTGGTAG
- the hs6st2 gene encoding heparan-sulfate 6-O-sulfotransferase 2 isoform X1: MDEKSSSSSSHHRLLLVLLMVLLFGVIMIQYVCPSKSECQMLHQLGSWFKDGGATGSRSRGNEIQDGLQRDPYIAEDGALVRFVPRFNFTKADLNRVVDFNIKGDDVIVFLHIQKTGGTTFGRHLVRNIQLERPCECHAGQKKCTCYRPGKKETWLFSRFSTGWSCGLHADWTELTSCVPSRMDSREVPENLPSRNYYYITILRDPVSRYLSEWRHVQRGATWKASLHVCDGRSPTLSELPSCYSGDDWSGCSLQEFMDCPYNLANNRQTRMLADLSLVGCYNVSAMSEEERWAVLLESAKRNLRGMAFFGLTEYQRKTQYLFERTFNLEFIAPFTQLNGTRASSVEVPPETQHRILQLNRWDVELYEYARDLFLQRFQVARQQERRQARERRQQERRRLRGRLTTKQGRQLKPTETPRQPDRHSVVTEEQHKGKADGDSAESEMLLPEWWDLEENGTVEDYVDNVEQW, from the exons ATGGATGAgaagtccagcagcagcagcagccatcacCGGCTCCTGCTCGTCCTGCTCATGGTGTTGCTCTTTGGTGTCATTATGATCCAGTATGTTTGCCCGAGCAAGTCTGAGTGCCAGATGCTACACCAGCTGGGATCTTGGTTTAAGGACGGCGGTGCAACTGGTTCACGGAGCAGGGGCAATGAAATCCAAGACGGTCTACAAAGGGATCCGTACATCGCTGAAGACGGCGCTCTGGTCCGCTTTGTCCCTCGCTTCAACTTCACCAAAGCCGATTTAAATCGTGTTGTGGACTTCAACATCAAAGGAGATGATGTTATAGTTTTTCTGCACATTCAGAAAACGGGTGGCACCACGTTTGGTCGACATTTGGTGCGAAATATTCAGCTGGAGAGGCCCTGCGAGTGTCACGCAGGTCAGAAGAAATGTACCTGTTACCGGCCAGGTAAAAAAGAAACTTGGCTCTTTTCCCGTTTCTCCACCGGCTGGAGCTGCGGGCTTCACGCGGACTGGACTGAGCTGACCAGCTGCGTCCCGTCACGCATGGACTCACGAGAGGTTCCCGAGAATTTGCCCAG TAGGAACTATTATTATATAACCATCTTAAGAGATCCGGTGTCACGCTACCTAAGCGAGTGGCGGCATGTGCAACGTGGTGCTACATGGAAGGCCTCCTTACACGTGTGTGATGGACGCTCACCAACGCTGTCCGAGCTGCCAAGCTGCTACTCTGGAGACGACTGGTCAGGTTGCTCCCTACAGGAGTTCATGGACTGCCCCTACAATCTGGCCAACAACCGGCAGACCCGCATGCTGGCTGATCTCAGCCTCGTGGGTTGCTACAACGTCTCTGCCATGAGTGAGGAAGAGCGCTGGGCAGTACTCCTGGAGAGCGCCAAGCGTAACCTACGGGGCATGGCCTTCTTTGGGCTGACCGAATACCAGCGCAAGACCCAGTATCTCTTTGAGCGTACCTTCAACTTGGAGTTCATTGCACCCTTCACACAGCTCAACGGCACACGCGCCTCCAGCGTTGAGGTCCCTCCCGAGACACAGCACAGAATCCTCCAGCTAAACCGATGGGACGTAGAGCTGTATGAGTATGCCCGTGACCTTTTCCTGCAGCGTTTCCAGGTGGCGAGGCAGCAGGAGCGCAGGCAGGCCAGGGAGAGGcggcagcaggagaggaggcggCTCCGTGGAAGGCTCACAACAAAGCAAGGGAGGCAGCTGAAGCCCACAGAAACACCCCGTCAGCCTGACAGACACTCGGTAGTAACTGAGGAGCAGCACAAGGGGAAGGCTGATGGAGACAGTGCGGAGTCAGAAATGCTACTCCCAGAGTGGTGGGATCTGGAGGAGAACGGTACTGTGGAGGATTACGTTGACAATGTGGAACAGTGGTAG